The Mastomys coucha isolate ucsf_1 unplaced genomic scaffold, UCSF_Mcou_1 pScaffold14, whole genome shotgun sequence genome window below encodes:
- the LOC116089258 gene encoding 60S ribosomal protein L23-like produces the protein MSRRGRGGSSGAKFRISLGLPVGAVINCADNTGAKNLYIISVKGIKGRLNRLPAAGVGDMVMATVKKGKPELRKKVHPAVVIRQRKSYRRKDGVFLYFEDNAGVIVSNKGEMKGSAITGPVAKECANLWPRIASNAGSIA, from the coding sequence ATGTCGAGGCGAGGACGTGGTGGGTCCTCCGGAGCGAAATTCCGGATTTCCCTGGGTCTTCCGGTAGGAGCTGTGATCAACTGTGCTGACAACACAGGAGCCAAAAACTTGTACATCATCTCTGTGAAGGGAATCAAGGGACGGCTGAACAGACTTCCTGCTGCTGGTGTGGGGGACATGGTGATGGCCACAGTTAAGAAGGGCAAACCAGAACTAAGAAAAAAGGTACATCCAGCAGTGGTAATTCGACAACGAAAGTCATATCGAAGAAAAGATGGGGTGTTTCTGTACTTTGAAGATAACGCAGGCGTCATAGTAAGCAATAAAGGCGAGATGAAAGGTTCTGCTATCACAGGTCCAGTGGCAAAGGAGTGTGCAAACTTGTGGCCCAGGATTGCATCCAATGCAGGAAGCATTGCATGA